In Drosophila simulans strain w501 chromosome 3R, Prin_Dsim_3.1, whole genome shotgun sequence, a single window of DNA contains:
- the LOC6729845 gene encoding nephrin isoform X3: MTAMQLLLPTSGKPTNTLETETTAMQTTYWPRQTGNSNSKSNTNCKCNINTHRKSRTRCPDNGKTIWAVGFTLVLLTCLQQLKSVSADEESQDFQKNIPARLVWAALGKTVELPCDLTPPTSQDSVKLLLWFKDTTGIPLYSLDSRGGNVKLAPHAAIASDLGQRLFFSIGDNPKDSRLQINDVKPEDGGVYRCRVDFFNSPTRNFRHNLTLVVPPEEPRIFDAQGKEISQMAGPFREGYELFLCCQVRGGRPPPKVTWWRDDTELIGTSHTSVEEGATVMVNQLLIGTTTRDFYGIRIECRAQGTRLVDPVRKDVTVQVYLKPVRVKIATPNELLTAGQPMPIRCESWGSYPAAKITWLLDGEPIRNAEVTVHSDKEDGNITTSILTLKVTSENDNAELTCRATNPWFSGGAIEDKRIIRVAYPPTVSVHLANEDPSRLVTRAEGQNVTFKCRADARPPVTSYSWFKNGMRMSGESTEIMHLTQLERESAGAYACGATNTEGETRSSSLTLKVQFSPRCKSGTEQTSIGAVSLHSILVKCEVDADPPDSVRFSWTYNNTRNVSPVLNSRIQSNGLASTVTYLPQTDSELITLACWASNAVGRQTTPCLVHILPANTPEAPKACELRNDTVLEVVCVAGSDGGLSQYFMLEVVGGDPLYSGDPGGSAGQGRGQFSEAIGLGDNEISTLNDQATSAPIFRMQENSPQFRLNNLEPGREYQFLVYAVNAKGRSEPPVVIENVRVAAQLGPYDESILSEDPTPAETTHHGGGGVGGSGSSSGLGTGASTGSGPEKQSTLLILAAVVVIGAVVVTSIIVAGIVVVCRHRPRPPEPQEVRKSMRPARNDVPSMYIEEDELNELEEGGGRAAEIRARVAPPNSHLCGGGGMPMPGGVGSSGGAIVGVAGPHHYISESFIQYAQPSLNDPDLILPRGELEFTTLDPTLK, from the exons ATGACAGCCATGCAGCTTTTATTGCCAACAAGCGGAAAGCCAACAAATACACTGGAAACCGAGACAACAGCCATGCAAACGACATATTGGCCAAGACAAaccggcaacagcaacagcaaaagcaacacgAACTGCAAGTGCAACATCAACACACATCGAAAATCACGGACGAGATGCCCGGACAATGGGAAAACGATTTGGGCTGTCGGCTTCACGTTGGTCCTGTTGACTTGCCTGCAGCAACTGAAATCGGTTTCGGCGGACGAGGAGTCGCAGGATTTTCAAAAGAACA TACCCGCTCGATTGGTTTGGGCCGCTTTGGGCAAAACGGTGGAGCTGCCCTGCGATTTGACGCCGCCCACGTCGCAGGATTCGGtgaagctgctgctgtggttCAAGGACACCACGGGCATTCCTCTGTACAG TCTGGACTCGCGGGGCGGAAACGTGAAGTTGGCGCCACATGCGGCCATAGCTAGCGATCTGGGGCAACGTCTATTCTTCAGCATCGGCGATAATCCCAAGGATTCGCGCCTGCAGATCAACGATGTGAAGCCGGAGGACGGCGGCGTCTATCGGTGTCGCGTCGACTTCTTCAACTCACCAACGCGCAACTTCAGGCACAACCTGACCCTAGTTG TGCCTCCCGAGGAGCCGCGCATCTTCGATGCCCAGGGCAAGGAGATATCCCAGATGGCAGGACCCTTCCGAGAGGGCTATGAGCTCTTCCTCTGCTGTCAAGTGAGGGGCG GACGACCCCCGCCCAAAGTCACCTGGTGGCGCGACGACACCGAGCTAATCGGCACCAGCCACACATCCGTGGAGGAGGGCGCCACCGTGATGGTTAATCAGCTGCTGATTGGAACCACCACGCGGGACTTCTACGGAATTCGCATCGAGTGCCGGGCGCAGGGAACTCGACTGGTGGATCCGGTCCGCAAGGATGTCACCGTACAGGTTTACT TGAAACCGGTGCGCGTAAAGATTGCAACCCCCAACGAACTGCTGACCGCTGGCCAACCGATGCCCATTCGCTGCGAGTCCTGGGGCTCATATCCTGCGGCCAAGATCACCTGGCTGCTCGACGGCGAGCCCATCCGCAATGCCGAGGTCACCGTTCACAGCGACAAGGAG GACGGGAACATCACAACGAGTATCCTGACATTGAAGGTAACATCGGAGAACGACAATGCCGAGCTGACGTGTCGCGCCACGAATCCCTGGTTCTCCGGTGGCGCCATTGAGGACAAGCGCATCATCCGCGTGGCAT ATCCGCCCACGGTTTCGGTGCACTTGGCCAACGAGGATCCCAGCCGACTGGTGACGCGGGCCGAGGGCCAGAATGTCACTTTCAAATGCCGGGCAGATGCCAGGCCGCCGGTAACCAGCTACTCCTGGTTCAAGAAT GGCATGCGAATGTCGGGCGAGAGCACGGAAATAATGCACTTGACGCAATTGGAGAGGGAAAGTGCGGGGGCGTACGCCTGCGGGGCCACAAATACGGAGGGCGAGACCCGGAGTTCGAGCCTCACTTTAAAAGTGCAGT TCTCCCCGCGCTGTAAATCGGGCACCGAACAAACCTCCATTGGAGCCGTCAGCCTTCACTCGATCCTGGTCAAATGCGAGGTGGATGCCGATCCGCCGGACTCCGTGCGCTTCAGTTGGACCTACAACAATACCCGGAACGTGTCGCCG GTGCTCAACTCGAGGATACAGTCGAACGGACTGGCCAGCACGGTGACGTACCTGCCTCAAACGGACTCCGAGTTAATAACGCTGGCCTGCTGGGCCAGCAATGCTGTGGGCCGCCAAACGACGCCCTGTCTGGTGCACATCCTGCCGGCAA ACACTCCGGAGGCACCGAAGGCCTGCGAATTGCGCAACGACACCGTCCTGGAGGTGGTTTGTGTGGCGGGCAGCGACGGAGGACTCTCGCAGTACTTCATGCTGGAGGTGGTGGGCGGGGACCCACTCTACTCTGGAGATCCGGGTGGATCGGCGGGCCAGGGACGAGGCCAGTTCAGCGAGGCCATCGGCCTGGGCGACAACGAGATATCCACGCTGAATGATCAG GCGACATCTGCACCCATCTTTCGCATGCAGGAGAACAGTCCACAGTTTCGTTTGAATAATTTAGAGCCGGGACGTGAATATCAATTTTTAGTTTACGCCGTCAACGCCAAAGGACGAAGCGAGCCGCCGGTGGTGATTGAGAATGTACGCGTGGCCGCCCAACTGGGACCATATG ACGAATCCATTCTGTCCGAGGACCCAACGCCCGCAGAAACAACGCATCATGGAGGCGGTGGCGTGGGTGGCAGCGGTAGCTCCAGCGGCCTGGGCACCGGCGCCAGCACGGGCAGCGGTCCGGAGAAGCAATCGACTCTGCTGATACTCGCCGCCGTCGTGGTGATAGGCGCCGTCGTGGTGACGTCAATTATCGTGGCCGGCATCGTCGTGGTCTGCCGGCACAGGCCGCGGCCACCTGAGCCGCAGGAGGTGCGCAAGAGCATGCG GCCGGCGCGAAACGATGTGCCGAGCATGTACATCGAGGAGGACGAGCTGAACGAGCTGGAGGAGGGCGGCGGACGAGCGGCGGAGATTAGGGCGCGCGTGGCCCCGCCCAACTCGCACCtgtgcggcggcggcgggatGCCGATGCCCGGTGGCGTTGGGTCAAGTGGCGGGGccattgtgggcgtggccggacCCCATCACTACATCTCCGAGAGCTTCATCCAGTACGCGCAGCCCAGCCTAAACG ACCCGGATCTGATATTGCCGCGCggcgaattggaatttacgACCCTGGATCCAACGCTGAAGTAA
- the LOC6729845 gene encoding nephrin isoform X1, protein MTAMQLLLPTSGKPTNTLETETTAMQTTYWPRQTGNSNSKSNTNCKCNINTHRKSRTRCPDNGKTIWAVGFTLVLLTCLQQLKSVSADEESQDFQKNIPARLVWAALGKTVELPCDLTPPTSQDSVKLLLWFKDTTGIPLYSLDSRGGNVKLAPHAAIASDLGQRLFFSIGDNPKDSRLQINDVKPEDGGVYRCRVDFFNSPTRNFRHNLTLVVPPEEPRIFDAQGKEISQMAGPFREGYELFLCCQVRGGRPPPKVTWWRDDTELIGTSHTSVEEGATVMVNQLLIGTTTRDFYGIRIECRAQGTRLVDPVRKDVTVQVYLKPVRVKIATPNELLTAGQPMPIRCESWGSYPAAKITWLLDGEPIRNAEVTVHSDKEDGNITTSILTLKVTSENDNAELTCRATNPWFSGGAIEDKRIIRVAYPPTVSVHLANEDPSRLVTRAEGQNVTFKCRADARPPVTSYSWFKNGMRMSGESTEIMHLTQLERESAGAYACGATNTEGETRSSSLTLKVQFSPRCKSGTEQTSIGAVSLHSILVKCEVDADPPDSVRFSWTYNNTRNVSPVLNSRIQSNGLASTVTYLPQTDSELITLACWASNAVGRQTTPCLVHILPANTPEAPKACELRNDTVLEVVCVAGSDGGLSQYFMLEVVGGDPLYSGDPGGSAGQGRGQFSEAIGLGDNEISTLNDQATSAPIFRMQENSPQFRLNNLEPGREYQFLVYAVNAKGRSEPPVVIENVRVAAQLGPYDESILSEDPTPAETTHHGGGGVGGSGSSSGLGTGASTGSGPEKQSTLLILAAVVVIGAVVVTSIIVAGIVVVCRHRPRPPEPQEVRKSMRPARNDVPSMYIEEDELNELEEGGGRAAEIRARVAPPNSHLCGGGGMPMPGGVGSSGGAIVGVAGPHHYISESFIQYAQPSLNGDVLLPLLVTSSQPCSTNSTISSVVLAMPQAKLCPDPASRNTAWPPEYPDLILPRGELEFTTLDPTLK, encoded by the exons ATGACAGCCATGCAGCTTTTATTGCCAACAAGCGGAAAGCCAACAAATACACTGGAAACCGAGACAACAGCCATGCAAACGACATATTGGCCAAGACAAaccggcaacagcaacagcaaaagcaacacgAACTGCAAGTGCAACATCAACACACATCGAAAATCACGGACGAGATGCCCGGACAATGGGAAAACGATTTGGGCTGTCGGCTTCACGTTGGTCCTGTTGACTTGCCTGCAGCAACTGAAATCGGTTTCGGCGGACGAGGAGTCGCAGGATTTTCAAAAGAACA TACCCGCTCGATTGGTTTGGGCCGCTTTGGGCAAAACGGTGGAGCTGCCCTGCGATTTGACGCCGCCCACGTCGCAGGATTCGGtgaagctgctgctgtggttCAAGGACACCACGGGCATTCCTCTGTACAG TCTGGACTCGCGGGGCGGAAACGTGAAGTTGGCGCCACATGCGGCCATAGCTAGCGATCTGGGGCAACGTCTATTCTTCAGCATCGGCGATAATCCCAAGGATTCGCGCCTGCAGATCAACGATGTGAAGCCGGAGGACGGCGGCGTCTATCGGTGTCGCGTCGACTTCTTCAACTCACCAACGCGCAACTTCAGGCACAACCTGACCCTAGTTG TGCCTCCCGAGGAGCCGCGCATCTTCGATGCCCAGGGCAAGGAGATATCCCAGATGGCAGGACCCTTCCGAGAGGGCTATGAGCTCTTCCTCTGCTGTCAAGTGAGGGGCG GACGACCCCCGCCCAAAGTCACCTGGTGGCGCGACGACACCGAGCTAATCGGCACCAGCCACACATCCGTGGAGGAGGGCGCCACCGTGATGGTTAATCAGCTGCTGATTGGAACCACCACGCGGGACTTCTACGGAATTCGCATCGAGTGCCGGGCGCAGGGAACTCGACTGGTGGATCCGGTCCGCAAGGATGTCACCGTACAGGTTTACT TGAAACCGGTGCGCGTAAAGATTGCAACCCCCAACGAACTGCTGACCGCTGGCCAACCGATGCCCATTCGCTGCGAGTCCTGGGGCTCATATCCTGCGGCCAAGATCACCTGGCTGCTCGACGGCGAGCCCATCCGCAATGCCGAGGTCACCGTTCACAGCGACAAGGAG GACGGGAACATCACAACGAGTATCCTGACATTGAAGGTAACATCGGAGAACGACAATGCCGAGCTGACGTGTCGCGCCACGAATCCCTGGTTCTCCGGTGGCGCCATTGAGGACAAGCGCATCATCCGCGTGGCAT ATCCGCCCACGGTTTCGGTGCACTTGGCCAACGAGGATCCCAGCCGACTGGTGACGCGGGCCGAGGGCCAGAATGTCACTTTCAAATGCCGGGCAGATGCCAGGCCGCCGGTAACCAGCTACTCCTGGTTCAAGAAT GGCATGCGAATGTCGGGCGAGAGCACGGAAATAATGCACTTGACGCAATTGGAGAGGGAAAGTGCGGGGGCGTACGCCTGCGGGGCCACAAATACGGAGGGCGAGACCCGGAGTTCGAGCCTCACTTTAAAAGTGCAGT TCTCCCCGCGCTGTAAATCGGGCACCGAACAAACCTCCATTGGAGCCGTCAGCCTTCACTCGATCCTGGTCAAATGCGAGGTGGATGCCGATCCGCCGGACTCCGTGCGCTTCAGTTGGACCTACAACAATACCCGGAACGTGTCGCCG GTGCTCAACTCGAGGATACAGTCGAACGGACTGGCCAGCACGGTGACGTACCTGCCTCAAACGGACTCCGAGTTAATAACGCTGGCCTGCTGGGCCAGCAATGCTGTGGGCCGCCAAACGACGCCCTGTCTGGTGCACATCCTGCCGGCAA ACACTCCGGAGGCACCGAAGGCCTGCGAATTGCGCAACGACACCGTCCTGGAGGTGGTTTGTGTGGCGGGCAGCGACGGAGGACTCTCGCAGTACTTCATGCTGGAGGTGGTGGGCGGGGACCCACTCTACTCTGGAGATCCGGGTGGATCGGCGGGCCAGGGACGAGGCCAGTTCAGCGAGGCCATCGGCCTGGGCGACAACGAGATATCCACGCTGAATGATCAG GCGACATCTGCACCCATCTTTCGCATGCAGGAGAACAGTCCACAGTTTCGTTTGAATAATTTAGAGCCGGGACGTGAATATCAATTTTTAGTTTACGCCGTCAACGCCAAAGGACGAAGCGAGCCGCCGGTGGTGATTGAGAATGTACGCGTGGCCGCCCAACTGGGACCATATG ACGAATCCATTCTGTCCGAGGACCCAACGCCCGCAGAAACAACGCATCATGGAGGCGGTGGCGTGGGTGGCAGCGGTAGCTCCAGCGGCCTGGGCACCGGCGCCAGCACGGGCAGCGGTCCGGAGAAGCAATCGACTCTGCTGATACTCGCCGCCGTCGTGGTGATAGGCGCCGTCGTGGTGACGTCAATTATCGTGGCCGGCATCGTCGTGGTCTGCCGGCACAGGCCGCGGCCACCTGAGCCGCAGGAGGTGCGCAAGAGCATGCG GCCGGCGCGAAACGATGTGCCGAGCATGTACATCGAGGAGGACGAGCTGAACGAGCTGGAGGAGGGCGGCGGACGAGCGGCGGAGATTAGGGCGCGCGTGGCCCCGCCCAACTCGCACCtgtgcggcggcggcgggatGCCGATGCCCGGTGGCGTTGGGTCAAGTGGCGGGGccattgtgggcgtggccggacCCCATCACTACATCTCCGAGAGCTTCATCCAGTACGCGCAGCCCAGCCTAAACG GCGACgtgctgctgcccctgctcGTTACATCCAGCCAGCCTTGCAGCACTAACTCCACCATCTCGAGCGTGGTCCTGGCCATGCCCCAGGCGAAACTATGTCCTGATCCTGCGAGCCGAAACACTGCCTGGCCGCCCGAAT ACCCGGATCTGATATTGCCGCGCggcgaattggaatttacgACCCTGGATCCAACGCTGAAGTAA
- the LOC6729845 gene encoding nephrin isoform X2, whose product MTAMQLLLPTSGKPTNTLETETTAMQTTYWPRQTGNSNSKSNTNCKCNINTHRKSRTRCPDNGKTIWAVGFTLVLLTCLQQLKSVSADEESQDFQKNIPARLVWAALGKTVELPCDLTPPTSQDSVKLLLWFKDTTGIPLYSLDSRGGNVKLAPHAAIASDLGQRLFFSIGDNPKDSRLQINDVKPEDGGVYRCRVDFFNSPTRNFRHNLTLVVPPEEPRIFDAQGKEISQMAGPFREGYELFLCCQVRGGRPPPKVTWWRDDTELIGTSHTSVEEGATVMVNQLLIGTTTRDFYGIRIECRAQGTRLVDPVRKDVTVQVYLKPVRVKIATPNELLTAGQPMPIRCESWGSYPAAKITWLLDGEPIRNAEVTVHSDKEDGNITTSILTLKVTSENDNAELTCRATNPWFSGGAIEDKRIIRVAYPPTVSVHLANEDPSRLVTRAEGQNVTFKCRADARPPVTSYSWFKNGMRMSGESTEIMHLTQLERESAGAYACGATNTEGETRSSSLTLKVQFSPRCKSGTEQTSIGAVSLHSILVKCEVDADPPDSVRFSWTYNNTRNVSPVLNSRIQSNGLASTVTYLPQTDSELITLACWASNAVGRQTTPCLVHILPANTPEAPKACELRNDTVLEVVCVAGSDGGLSQYFMLEVVGGDPLYSGDPGGSAGQGRGQFSEAIGLGDNEISTLNDQATSAPIFRMQENSPQFRLNNLEPGREYQFLVYAVNAKGRSEPPVVIENVRVAAQLGPYDESILSEDPTPAETTHHGGGGVGGSGSSSGLGTGASTGSGPEKQSTLLILAAVVVIGAVVVTSIIVAGIVVVCRHRPRPPEPQEVRKSMRPARNDVPSMYIEEDELNELEEGGGRAAEIRARVAPPNSHLCGGGGMPMPGGVGSSGGAIVGVAGPHHYISESFIQYAQPSLNVYIADPDLILPRGELEFTTLDPTLK is encoded by the exons ATGACAGCCATGCAGCTTTTATTGCCAACAAGCGGAAAGCCAACAAATACACTGGAAACCGAGACAACAGCCATGCAAACGACATATTGGCCAAGACAAaccggcaacagcaacagcaaaagcaacacgAACTGCAAGTGCAACATCAACACACATCGAAAATCACGGACGAGATGCCCGGACAATGGGAAAACGATTTGGGCTGTCGGCTTCACGTTGGTCCTGTTGACTTGCCTGCAGCAACTGAAATCGGTTTCGGCGGACGAGGAGTCGCAGGATTTTCAAAAGAACA TACCCGCTCGATTGGTTTGGGCCGCTTTGGGCAAAACGGTGGAGCTGCCCTGCGATTTGACGCCGCCCACGTCGCAGGATTCGGtgaagctgctgctgtggttCAAGGACACCACGGGCATTCCTCTGTACAG TCTGGACTCGCGGGGCGGAAACGTGAAGTTGGCGCCACATGCGGCCATAGCTAGCGATCTGGGGCAACGTCTATTCTTCAGCATCGGCGATAATCCCAAGGATTCGCGCCTGCAGATCAACGATGTGAAGCCGGAGGACGGCGGCGTCTATCGGTGTCGCGTCGACTTCTTCAACTCACCAACGCGCAACTTCAGGCACAACCTGACCCTAGTTG TGCCTCCCGAGGAGCCGCGCATCTTCGATGCCCAGGGCAAGGAGATATCCCAGATGGCAGGACCCTTCCGAGAGGGCTATGAGCTCTTCCTCTGCTGTCAAGTGAGGGGCG GACGACCCCCGCCCAAAGTCACCTGGTGGCGCGACGACACCGAGCTAATCGGCACCAGCCACACATCCGTGGAGGAGGGCGCCACCGTGATGGTTAATCAGCTGCTGATTGGAACCACCACGCGGGACTTCTACGGAATTCGCATCGAGTGCCGGGCGCAGGGAACTCGACTGGTGGATCCGGTCCGCAAGGATGTCACCGTACAGGTTTACT TGAAACCGGTGCGCGTAAAGATTGCAACCCCCAACGAACTGCTGACCGCTGGCCAACCGATGCCCATTCGCTGCGAGTCCTGGGGCTCATATCCTGCGGCCAAGATCACCTGGCTGCTCGACGGCGAGCCCATCCGCAATGCCGAGGTCACCGTTCACAGCGACAAGGAG GACGGGAACATCACAACGAGTATCCTGACATTGAAGGTAACATCGGAGAACGACAATGCCGAGCTGACGTGTCGCGCCACGAATCCCTGGTTCTCCGGTGGCGCCATTGAGGACAAGCGCATCATCCGCGTGGCAT ATCCGCCCACGGTTTCGGTGCACTTGGCCAACGAGGATCCCAGCCGACTGGTGACGCGGGCCGAGGGCCAGAATGTCACTTTCAAATGCCGGGCAGATGCCAGGCCGCCGGTAACCAGCTACTCCTGGTTCAAGAAT GGCATGCGAATGTCGGGCGAGAGCACGGAAATAATGCACTTGACGCAATTGGAGAGGGAAAGTGCGGGGGCGTACGCCTGCGGGGCCACAAATACGGAGGGCGAGACCCGGAGTTCGAGCCTCACTTTAAAAGTGCAGT TCTCCCCGCGCTGTAAATCGGGCACCGAACAAACCTCCATTGGAGCCGTCAGCCTTCACTCGATCCTGGTCAAATGCGAGGTGGATGCCGATCCGCCGGACTCCGTGCGCTTCAGTTGGACCTACAACAATACCCGGAACGTGTCGCCG GTGCTCAACTCGAGGATACAGTCGAACGGACTGGCCAGCACGGTGACGTACCTGCCTCAAACGGACTCCGAGTTAATAACGCTGGCCTGCTGGGCCAGCAATGCTGTGGGCCGCCAAACGACGCCCTGTCTGGTGCACATCCTGCCGGCAA ACACTCCGGAGGCACCGAAGGCCTGCGAATTGCGCAACGACACCGTCCTGGAGGTGGTTTGTGTGGCGGGCAGCGACGGAGGACTCTCGCAGTACTTCATGCTGGAGGTGGTGGGCGGGGACCCACTCTACTCTGGAGATCCGGGTGGATCGGCGGGCCAGGGACGAGGCCAGTTCAGCGAGGCCATCGGCCTGGGCGACAACGAGATATCCACGCTGAATGATCAG GCGACATCTGCACCCATCTTTCGCATGCAGGAGAACAGTCCACAGTTTCGTTTGAATAATTTAGAGCCGGGACGTGAATATCAATTTTTAGTTTACGCCGTCAACGCCAAAGGACGAAGCGAGCCGCCGGTGGTGATTGAGAATGTACGCGTGGCCGCCCAACTGGGACCATATG ACGAATCCATTCTGTCCGAGGACCCAACGCCCGCAGAAACAACGCATCATGGAGGCGGTGGCGTGGGTGGCAGCGGTAGCTCCAGCGGCCTGGGCACCGGCGCCAGCACGGGCAGCGGTCCGGAGAAGCAATCGACTCTGCTGATACTCGCCGCCGTCGTGGTGATAGGCGCCGTCGTGGTGACGTCAATTATCGTGGCCGGCATCGTCGTGGTCTGCCGGCACAGGCCGCGGCCACCTGAGCCGCAGGAGGTGCGCAAGAGCATGCG GCCGGCGCGAAACGATGTGCCGAGCATGTACATCGAGGAGGACGAGCTGAACGAGCTGGAGGAGGGCGGCGGACGAGCGGCGGAGATTAGGGCGCGCGTGGCCCCGCCCAACTCGCACCtgtgcggcggcggcgggatGCCGATGCCCGGTGGCGTTGGGTCAAGTGGCGGGGccattgtgggcgtggccggacCCCATCACTACATCTCCGAGAGCTTCATCCAGTACGCGCAGCCCAGCCTAAACG TGTATATTGCAGACCCGGATCTGATATTGCCGCGCggcgaattggaatttacgACCCTGGATCCAACGCTGAAGTAA